A genome region from Euphorbia lathyris chromosome 4, ddEupLath1.1, whole genome shotgun sequence includes the following:
- the LOC136225456 gene encoding uncharacterized protein isoform X4, with translation MDCMSLIELISRLLIAYNDGLIVLWDVTEDKVILTKGNKDLQLKTKTMADFHKGMGHGLSDNISEYEHVEKEISALCWTSMSGSVLAVGYVDGDIMLWNLSTAAADEKSEKSSSDVVKLQLSTDERRLPVIVLHWSSDSSHNDCGGQLFVYGGDAIGSEEVLTILSIDWSSGLGALKSTGRIDLTLNGSFADMVVLSSHCGSNTKGALVLTNPGQLHFYDDACFASLMSEQHKQQNFVSSMQYPMLIPVVEPYMIVGKLGLVHKDGKFSKALSKKILSVKVQVVHAQRTMNWPLTGGIPCQPLDAENCEVERVYIAGYQDGSVRIWDATCPTFSLVYVIEPEVKGIDIVDAGAPVSALEFCSFTLSLAIGNEIGMVRLCKLVGSKTEMSLTFVKETEKEVHTLHQGDGPQCTAIFSFFTSPISTLKFANFGTRLAVGFHCGKVAMLDLSTLSVLFVTDSLSNPGTPVKFMALKSLSDSISLRSNPEDIESKVKVDHPKSEVLIMTKDAHIFSIDDSTGSVVCSQSLQHQKELTVVSVHLIEVENSIFEVSNHSSETTKKNETKSVPHQGVTDSSGNTPPKVDSEISAQTTYPRQRAENLLLLLCCEDALHLYSFKSLKEGDRNPIQKVNLLKQCCWSATFKKDNKECGLIVLYQTGLIEIRSLSNFEVVGETSLMSILRWNFKTNMERTICSCDAAEIMLVNACEFASVSLMAYDDNFRNPDSLPCLHDKVLAAAADATIILSPAERKTQVEGAVSGILGGFMKGLHKGQVEQSVDIPDVSNNKYPHLESVFSNPPYLKPSPDTPNSENVLELNIDDLHIDEPLIISPLPGTTVQKDMKDKGRERERLFEGGSSDATPKPRTAEEIKAKYRKEDPAAAAARAKEKLAERGEKLSRLSDRTEELQSGAQDFASMAKELAKQMEKRKWWNI, from the exons ATGGATTGTATGTCCTTGATTGAACTTATCAGCAG GCTATTAATTGCATACAATGATGGATTGATCGTTCTCTGGGATGTTACTGAAGATAAAGTCATTCTAACTAAAGGCAACAAAGATCTTCAATTGAAGACTAAAACCATGGCTGATTTTCACAAAGGAATGGGCCATGGGCTTTCTGATAATATATCAGAATATGAACATGTAGAAAAAGAAATAAGCGCTCTGTGTTGGACATCAATGAGTGGATCAGTTCTTGCTGTTGGTTATGTTGATGGAGATATAATGTTGTGGAACCTATCAACTGCTGCTGCTGATGAGAAATCTGAAAAATCATCAAGTGATGTTGTTAAGTTGCAATTATCAACGGACGAAAGAAGACTTCCTGTTATTGTTTTGCATTGGTCTTCTGACAGTTCGCATAATGATTGTGGTGGTCAACTCTTTGTCTATGGCGGAGACGCAATTGGGTCTGAAGAAGTTCTAACG ATTTTGAGCATTGATTGGTCTTCGGGGTTAGGAGCTCTTAAGAGCACTGGGCGTATAGATCTTACTCTTAATGGTTCTTTTGCTGATATGGTTGTACTATCAAGTCATTGTGGGAGCAACACTAAAGGCGCTTTGGTACTGACAAACCCAGGACAGCTACACTTTTATGATGATGCTTGCTTTGCCTCCTTAATGTCTGAGCAGCACAAACAACAAAATTTTGTTTCTTCTATGCAATATCCTATGCTCATACCAGTTGTTGAACCGTACATGATTGTGGGAAAGCTGGGTTTGGTGCATAAAGATGGGAAGTTCTCAAAGGCACTCTCTAAG aaaatttTATCTGTGAAAGTTCAGGTGGTACATGCACAAAGAACTATGAATTGGCCTTTGACTGGTGGGATTCCGTGCCAACCCCTTGATGCAGAAAATTGTGAGGTTGAAAGAGTATATATAGCAGGTTACCAAGATGGATCTGTTAGAATATGGGATGCCACATGTCCAACCTTTTCACTTGTATATGTCATTGAACCTGAG gTGAAAGGTATTGATATTGTTGATGCAGGTGCACCTGTATCTGCTTTGGAATTTTGCTCATTCACTTTAAGTTTAGCTATCGGCAATGAAATTGGTATG GTTCGGCTGTGTAAGCTAGTGGGAAGTAAAACTGAAATGAGTTTGACATTtgtcaaagaaactgaaaaagaag TCCACACTTTGCACCAAGGAGATGGACCTCAGTGCACtgctattttttctttcttcacaTCTCCTATAAGCACATTAAAATTTGCAAACTTTGGAACCAGACTTGCTGTGGGATTTCATTGTGGCAAG GTGGCAATGCTTGATTTAAGTACGTTGTCAGTGTTATTTGTCACAGACAGCCTCTCAAATCCTGGCACACCTGTCAAGTTTATGGCTTTGAAATCATTATCAGATAGTATCAGCTTAAGGAGTAATCCAGAGGACATTGAATCAAAAGTCAAGGTGGATCATCCAAAATCAGAAGTTTTAATTATGACTAAGGATGCACATATTTTTTCTATAGATGATAGCACTGGGAGTGTAGTCTGCTCTCAATCATTACAACATCAAAAGGAGTTGACTGTAGTTTCTGTGCATCTCATAG AAGTTGAGAACTCAATTTTTGAAGTGTCAAATCACTCATCTGAAACTACTAAAAAGAATGAAACTAAAAGCGTACCTCACCAAGGTGTCACTGACTCGTCGGGAAATACTCCACCTAAAGTTGACTCTGAAATCTCTGCTCAGACCACCTACCCCAGGCAGAGAGCAGAGAATTTGCTTCTTCTGCTCTGTTGTGAGGATGCATTGCACTTGTACTCCTTTAAGTCTTTGAAAGAG GGCGATAGAAATCCTATTCAAAAAGTCAATCTTTTGAAACAATGTTGTTGGAGTGCTACCTTCAAGAAGGACAATAAAGAGTGTGGGCTTATTGTCCTGTATCAGACTGGACTAATTGAAATAAG GTCTTTGTCAAATTTTGAAGTGGTGGGAGAAACCTCTCTAATGTCAATTTTGAGATGGAACTTTAAGACTAACATGGAAAGGACAATATGTTCATGTGATGCTGCAGAGATTATGCTG GTAAATGCCTGTGAATTTGCTTCTGTTTCTCTTATGGCCTACGATGATAACTTCAG GAATCCAGACTCGTTGCCTTGCCTTCACGACAAAGTCCTTGCAGCTGCTGCAGATGCCACTATCATTTTGTCTCCTGCTGAGAGGAAGACACAGGTTGAA GGTGCTGTCTCTGGGATTTTAGGTGGTTTCATGAAGGGCCTCCACAAGGGTCAGGTGGAGCAAAGTGTGGATATTCCTGATGTTTCCAACAATAAATACCCACATTTAGAAAGCGTGTTTTCCAACCCCCCATACTTGAAACCTTCTCCAGACACCCCAAATAGCGAAAATGTTTTGGAGCTAAATATAG ATGACCTTCATATTGATGAACCTCTCATTATTTCACCTCTACCAGGGACGACGGTTCAGAAAGACATGAAAG ATAAAGGAAGGGAAAGGGAAAGATTATTTGAGGGCGGAAGTTCTGATGCAACACCTAAACCTAGAACAGCTGAAGAAATTAAGGCAAAATACAGGAAGGAG GATCCTGCTGCTGCAGCTGCACGTGCAAAGGAGAAGCTTGCGGAACGAGGGGAAAAACTCTCG AGGCTTAGCGACCGTACTGAAGAGCTGCAAAGCGGGGCTCAAGACTTTGCATCAATGGCAAAAGAACTTGCTAAACAAATGGAGAAACGAAAATGGTGGAACATATGA